A portion of the Candidatus Zymogenaceae bacterium genome contains these proteins:
- a CDS encoding electron transport complex subunit E gives MATWSDFTRGLWREHPIFVLVLGMCPTLAVTTSAINGIGMGLATTFVLVCSNIVVSSVRNIIPSKVRIPSFIVVIASFVTIVDLVMNGYFHDLHKTLGLFIPLIVVNCLILGRSEAFASKKPIFDSLIDGLGMGIGFTLGLFILGAIREVLGNGSILGLSIFGTGFHPLLVMVLPPGAFITLGFLLGLMNVVEEKRRQQP, from the coding sequence ATGGCGACGTGGTCTGATTTCACCAGAGGATTGTGGAGGGAGCACCCGATTTTCGTGCTGGTGCTGGGGATGTGTCCCACCCTTGCGGTGACCACCTCGGCGATAAACGGAATCGGGATGGGTCTTGCCACAACCTTTGTGCTGGTCTGTTCCAACATCGTCGTATCGTCTGTCAGAAACATTATTCCCTCCAAGGTACGTATCCCGTCCTTTATCGTGGTTATCGCGTCGTTCGTGACCATCGTGGACTTGGTCATGAACGGTTACTTTCACGATCTGCACAAAACGCTTGGATTGTTTATTCCGCTCATAGTCGTCAACTGCCTCATTCTGGGACGCTCTGAGGCCTTCGCCTCAAAAAAACCGATATTCGATTCTCTCATCGACGGTCTGGGCATGGGCATTGGATTCACTCTGGGTCTCTTCATCCTGGGTGCCATACGAGAGGTCCTGGGCAACGGCAGCATTCTGGGGCTGAGCATTTTCGGAACCGGCTTTCATCCGCTCCTTGTTATGGTGCTTCCCCCCGGCGCGTTTATCACTCTGGGATTTCTTTTGGGATTGATGAACGTGGTGGAGGAGAAACGTCGGCAGCAGCCATAG
- a CDS encoding RnfABCDGE type electron transport complex subunit G, translated as MKETARLILVLVLICLVAALALSQVYSFTKVPIENALREERLRAIRTVLPSYDNEPDRDVVSVITGTDEEGTEIITDYYIGRSGEDIIGVAFVASSSAGYSGDIGLMVGVDPDGIITGVEVISHAETPGLGSKITESWFLALFPGRDLENTRWAVKKDGGDIDQITGATISPRAVVEAVYEGLEVFSAHREDILAQAEHEEYNLDEASGEVPDNMSGEMK; from the coding sequence ATGAAGGAAACGGCCCGGCTTATACTGGTACTGGTCCTCATCTGCCTGGTGGCGGCTCTGGCCCTCTCACAGGTCTACTCCTTTACCAAAGTCCCCATCGAGAACGCCCTGCGGGAGGAGAGGCTCCGGGCGATTCGCACCGTCCTTCCGTCATATGATAACGAACCGGACCGGGATGTGGTAAGCGTCATAACGGGGACCGACGAAGAGGGGACGGAGATCATCACCGATTACTACATCGGCAGAAGCGGAGAGGATATTATCGGCGTCGCCTTTGTGGCGTCGTCGTCCGCGGGCTACAGCGGGGATATCGGGCTGATGGTGGGGGTGGACCCGGATGGGATCATTACCGGCGTGGAGGTGATCAGTCACGCAGAGACACCGGGCCTCGGCTCAAAGATCACGGAAAGCTGGTTTTTGGCTCTCTTCCCGGGAAGGGATCTCGAAAACACCCGCTGGGCGGTGAAGAAGGACGGTGGTGATATCGACCAGATCACCGGCGCAACCATATCACCCCGGGCGGTGGTGGAGGCCGTGTATGAGGGCCTTGAAGTTTTTTCCGCACATCGGGAGGATATTCTCGCTCAGGCGGAACATGAAGAATACAACCTGGACGAAGCGTCCGGGGAAGTCCCGGACAATATGTCCGGGGAGATGAAATAG
- a CDS encoding RnfABCDGE type electron transport complex subunit D yields MPRAYPPCAICEIREGGDSKQKKEGCRVKDVYLITSGPHIHSADSIPRVMYSVVLALLPAVVVSILFFGTAALVMYAISIVTCIVAEAVCQKIMARPITVTDGSVLVTAVLLAMNLPPSSPWWLVVMGGLTAVVLGKQVYGGLGYNPFNPVLIARVVLLISFPVQMTNWVSPAPLFSGIDMVSMATPLGEIKTELMTTGAIDLARYNYLDFTVGFMGGSLGEMSVIALVLGALFLLFRGYITWHIPVTYIATVFVLTGIFWMIDPTTYANPLFHVLAGGLVLGACFMATDMVTSPVSPRGMIIFGLGCGIITVVIRLFGGYPEGVAFSILLMNAATPIIDRYTAPKKFGHVRPSEAGGAS; encoded by the coding sequence ATGCCCCGCGCATATCCCCCTTGTGCAATATGCGAAATACGCGAAGGCGGAGATTCAAAACAGAAAAAGGAAGGCTGCCGGGTGAAAGACGTCTATCTCATAACCTCCGGACCCCATATCCATAGCGCGGACAGCATCCCCAGGGTCATGTATTCGGTGGTGCTCGCCCTGTTGCCGGCGGTGGTCGTGTCGATCCTGTTTTTCGGCACCGCCGCCTTGGTGATGTATGCGATATCCATCGTCACCTGTATCGTCGCGGAGGCAGTGTGTCAGAAGATCATGGCGCGGCCCATTACCGTCACCGATGGAAGCGTCCTGGTGACGGCGGTTCTTTTGGCCATGAACCTGCCGCCGTCTTCACCCTGGTGGCTGGTTGTAATGGGGGGACTGACGGCGGTGGTACTAGGCAAGCAGGTATACGGCGGGCTGGGGTACAACCCCTTCAATCCGGTCCTGATTGCCCGGGTGGTGCTGTTGATCTCCTTTCCGGTTCAGATGACAAACTGGGTGTCGCCGGCGCCCCTCTTTTCGGGGATCGATATGGTCTCGATGGCCACGCCCCTGGGGGAGATCAAGACGGAGCTTATGACCACCGGGGCCATCGACCTCGCCCGATATAACTACCTCGACTTCACCGTCGGATTCATGGGTGGCAGCCTGGGGGAGATGTCGGTGATCGCGCTTGTTTTGGGCGCCTTGTTTCTCCTCTTTCGGGGATACATCACCTGGCATATCCCGGTGACCTATATCGCGACGGTGTTCGTCCTCACCGGTATATTCTGGATGATTGACCCCACGACCTATGCGAATCCGCTCTTTCACGTGCTGGCCGGAGGATTGGTGTTGGGGGCCTGTTTCATGGCCACGGACATGGTGACGTCGCCGGTCTCTCCCCGAGGGATGATCATATTCGGGCTGGGATGTGGTATAATCACAGTAGTGATCCGCCTCTTCGGCGGCTATCCCGAAGGAGTCGCCTTCTCGATTCTTTTGATGAACGCCGCAACGCCGATCATCGATCGATATACCGCGCCCAAGAAGTTCGGACACGTCAGACCGAGTGAGGCGGGAGGGGCGTCATGA
- the rsxC gene encoding electron transport complex subunit RsxC: MSTHTRYKIHRFQGGVHPPEEKLTSQLKTEIMPIPEKVYIPLSQHIGAPAAPVVKEGDTVFVGTVLAEAGGFVSTPVHASISGTVEGIALYPHPAGRPMSAVVIKGDGEDRWDDQIAPRSDTDSLEGAEIREIIKNAGIVGMGGAAFPTHVKLSPPKEKPIDTLIINGAECEPYLTADHRLMLESPEKVIGGVRFIARALGVTRILVGVEKNKMDAVQALTDAAGSDIIVIPFQVRYPQGAEKQLIKASVNRVVPAGGLPMDVGVVVQNVGTAAAVYDAVTGGVPLVSRIMTVTGPGIGTPKNIRARIGTPLSEVLDFCGGIVPDVRKVIMGGPMMGNAQFDLSVPVIKGTSGLLLLTESTAQILRTGPCLRCGNCVRVCPMGLTPLMFARFAELGMFDEAAESNVADCIECGCCAYECPAHIPLVQYAKYAKAEIQNRKRKAAG; encoded by the coding sequence ATGAGCACGCATACACGATATAAAATCCATCGCTTTCAGGGCGGCGTGCATCCTCCCGAGGAGAAGCTGACGTCACAGCTCAAAACGGAAATCATGCCGATTCCCGAGAAGGTGTATATCCCCCTGTCTCAGCACATCGGCGCCCCGGCGGCGCCGGTGGTGAAGGAGGGGGACACGGTTTTTGTGGGTACGGTTCTTGCCGAGGCGGGGGGATTCGTCTCCACGCCCGTTCACGCCTCGATTTCCGGCACGGTGGAGGGAATCGCCCTGTATCCGCACCCGGCGGGGAGGCCGATGAGTGCCGTGGTTATCAAGGGGGACGGCGAAGACCGATGGGACGACCAAATAGCGCCCCGTTCCGACACCGATTCGCTTGAAGGCGCGGAGATCCGGGAGATTATCAAAAACGCCGGCATCGTGGGAATGGGGGGGGCGGCCTTTCCCACCCACGTAAAGCTCTCGCCGCCCAAGGAAAAACCCATCGACACCCTTATCATCAACGGCGCCGAATGCGAGCCGTATCTAACCGCCGATCACCGCCTGATGCTTGAATCCCCGGAAAAAGTCATCGGCGGTGTGCGATTCATCGCCCGGGCCCTCGGTGTAACCCGCATTCTTGTGGGGGTGGAAAAGAACAAGATGGACGCCGTCCAAGCCCTCACGGACGCCGCCGGATCAGACATAATCGTGATTCCGTTTCAGGTGCGCTATCCCCAGGGGGCGGAAAAGCAGCTTATCAAGGCGTCCGTCAACCGGGTGGTTCCCGCTGGCGGTCTCCCGATGGACGTGGGCGTGGTGGTGCAAAACGTGGGCACCGCCGCGGCGGTGTATGATGCGGTGACGGGTGGTGTGCCGCTGGTCTCACGGATTATGACCGTCACCGGTCCGGGAATCGGAACCCCGAAGAACATACGGGCCCGAATCGGGACCCCGCTTTCCGAGGTGCTGGATTTCTGCGGGGGGATCGTCCCGGATGTGAGGAAGGTGATCATGGGAGGCCCCATGATGGGCAACGCCCAGTTTGACCTGTCCGTGCCGGTTATCAAGGGCACCTCCGGTTTGTTGCTGCTGACGGAATCAACGGCTCAGATCCTCCGGACCGGGCCGTGTCTCCGCTGCGGGAACTGCGTTCGGGTATGTCCCATGGGGCTGACGCCGCTGATGTTCGCACGCTTCGCGGAGCTGGGCATGTTCGATGAGGCGGCGGAGTCCAATGTGGCCGATTGTATCGAGTGCGGCTGCTGTGCGTATGAATGCCCCGCGCATATCCCCCTTGTGCAATATGCGAAATACGCGAAGGCGGAGATTCAAAACAGAAAAAGGAAGGCTGCCGGGTGA
- a CDS encoding RnfABCDGE type electron transport complex subunit B: MLSAVLTLAGLGFLAALGLAVASRVFYVKMDPRVSTIVDILPGANCGGCGYGGCSALAQAIVSGEGNIEACSAIDDEGARAIADIMGIEYTDSEKERAVVLCRHADGGVKDTFTYAGISDCRAANLIGGGPKACKYACIGLGTCASVCPFGAIVMSADGLPIIDPNTCTGCGVCVAECPKNVLMLVPVSSAVSVHCSSRDKGAAVKKICSTGCIGCAACVRVCPFEAMTLVDNLAAVDYSKCRVCGLCVSVCPTNAIRDHRDELKVRKVAVIGDDCNGCSLCSRACPVDAITGTPKEQYTVDPTRCIGCGICADLCKRGAISMITVDGTDDRAINTAASAGGGGR; the protein is encoded by the coding sequence ATGCTTTCTGCGGTATTAACCCTTGCGGGTCTGGGTTTCCTGGCGGCCCTGGGATTGGCGGTTGCCTCCCGGGTTTTTTACGTCAAGATGGACCCCAGGGTCTCCACCATCGTCGATATCCTCCCCGGGGCGAATTGCGGCGGCTGCGGGTACGGCGGCTGCAGCGCCCTTGCCCAGGCGATCGTGTCCGGGGAAGGAAATATCGAGGCCTGTTCCGCCATCGACGATGAGGGGGCGCGCGCCATTGCGGATATCATGGGCATCGAGTATACCGACTCGGAAAAAGAGAGGGCGGTCGTGCTGTGCCGCCATGCCGACGGCGGTGTGAAGGATACCTTTACATATGCGGGTATCTCGGACTGTCGGGCGGCGAACCTCATAGGCGGAGGCCCGAAGGCCTGTAAATATGCGTGCATTGGGCTGGGGACCTGTGCCTCGGTATGTCCCTTCGGGGCCATTGTTATGAGCGCGGACGGCCTTCCCATCATCGATCCGAACACGTGCACCGGCTGTGGCGTATGCGTCGCCGAGTGCCCCAAGAACGTCCTGATGCTGGTGCCGGTGTCGTCGGCGGTTTCCGTACACTGTTCGTCAAGAGACAAGGGCGCCGCGGTCAAAAAGATCTGCAGCACAGGCTGCATCGGATGCGCCGCCTGTGTGCGGGTGTGTCCCTTCGAGGCGATGACCCTGGTGGACAACCTCGCGGCGGTCGATTATTCCAAATGCCGGGTATGCGGCCTGTGTGTTTCGGTCTGTCCCACCAATGCCATCAGGGATCACCGGGACGAGCTGAAGGTGCGAAAGGTCGCGGTCATCGGTGATGACTGCAATGGCTGTTCCCTGTGCTCCCGGGCCTGTCCGGTAGACGCCATCACCGGAACGCCGAAGGAACAGTACACCGTTGATCCGACCCGCTGTATCGGCTGCGGCATATGCGCGGACCTCTGTAAGCGGGGGGCCATTTCGATGATCACCGTAGACGGTACCGATGATCGCGCGATCAATACCGCGGCGTCCGCGGGCGGCGGGGGGAGATGA
- the rsxA gene encoding electron transport complex subunit RsxA has translation MAHFILLIISAVFVNNFVLARFLGICPFLGVSKKTETAIGMSMAVIFVMTIAALATWLLQQYILIPLEIQYLQTIVFILVIASLVQLVEMVIQKVSPVLYQALGIYLPLITTNCAVLGVAVLNIQKGHTFWEAIIFAFGASLGFALALILFAGIRERLDLADVPKSLQGTAIALITAGLLSLAFMGFAGLVK, from the coding sequence ATGGCTCACTTTATTCTTCTTATCATCAGTGCGGTTTTTGTAAACAACTTTGTTCTTGCGCGGTTTCTCGGCATCTGTCCCTTCCTGGGAGTTTCCAAAAAGACTGAAACCGCCATCGGAATGAGCATGGCGGTCATCTTCGTGATGACCATTGCGGCGCTGGCGACCTGGTTGTTGCAACAGTATATTCTCATTCCCCTCGAGATCCAATATCTCCAAACGATAGTATTTATTCTTGTCATTGCATCCCTGGTGCAGCTTGTGGAGATGGTCATCCAGAAGGTCAGCCCGGTATTGTACCAGGCGCTGGGTATCTATCTGCCGTTGATTACCACAAACTGTGCGGTGCTCGGCGTGGCCGTTCTGAATATTCAGAAGGGGCATACCTTCTGGGAGGCCATTATATTCGCATTCGGCGCATCGCTCGGGTTCGCCCTGGCGTTGATCCTCTTTGCGGGCATACGAGAGCGGTTGGACCTGGCGGATGTGCCGAAATCGCTTCAAGGCACCGCCATCGCCCTGATTACGGCGGGTTTGTTGTCCTTGGCCTTCATGGGATTTGCGGGACTTGTAAAATAA
- a CDS encoding response regulator, producing the protein MKLSGSLEKNKLADILREVKRDNLTGVLAVKSQEGFGTIHFLNGIIVKAYSPTFKERMGRRLIEKRLISEKDLRKSLMFQKKEAPNTRLGDILLKQGFITEDNLKSTLKEIMEDTLYSMFFWDGIYRFEDEQIDDEEVELSVDVDEFLEEIDRSFSNMEIDFLSEEHDEDMPVKSVPTDQANIKDEIIKSIENVANSISSFSPQELVILVEDEKLMRTIFADGLMNFGYTVESYDNPTEALERINSLELTRVSPVLILDLVMPGIKSTVEIYGGLELLSEINQNLPQIPVIIITSINDTEIRLKSLFMGASYFLNKPDKSHLSSNLLRTGLDQFVEELSLCVENLFRNKRIHNEKEQLAFIREQLISELLDAKLELGSAEREIERDIFDLTYLKKTSKELLRKQSFAFISDTIFNFLKIDHDRGFIAVLKKADMSYYKGFSKKGGDNIEKLNQTSSAFSMGVLELDSFEEVVTKRTFYSGKMSDSDSEKLHKHIGGYLPANCLIIPFVVYDKTVAILYCDDESGTVADKNLDQLQILANAASLAMQITILNEKIARKS; encoded by the coding sequence ATGAAACTTTCTGGAAGTCTCGAAAAAAACAAACTTGCAGATATCCTTCGGGAAGTAAAGCGCGACAATTTAACGGGCGTATTGGCGGTCAAATCCCAGGAAGGTTTTGGGACGATTCATTTTCTCAACGGCATAATCGTGAAGGCTTACTCTCCGACCTTCAAGGAACGTATGGGGAGGAGACTGATCGAAAAGCGTCTCATAAGTGAAAAGGACCTCCGAAAAAGCCTGATGTTTCAGAAAAAGGAGGCGCCGAACACACGCCTGGGCGACATCCTTCTCAAGCAGGGATTCATCACAGAAGACAACCTGAAGAGCACCCTCAAGGAAATCATGGAGGATACTTTGTATTCCATGTTTTTCTGGGACGGCATCTATCGATTCGAGGATGAACAAATCGATGATGAAGAGGTGGAGCTCTCTGTGGATGTGGACGAGTTCCTTGAGGAAATCGACCGATCTTTTTCAAATATGGAAATCGATTTCCTCTCCGAGGAACATGACGAGGACATGCCGGTAAAATCCGTTCCAACCGATCAGGCGAACATCAAGGACGAGATTATTAAATCAATCGAGAACGTGGCCAACAGCATTTCCTCATTCTCTCCCCAGGAATTGGTCATCCTGGTGGAAGACGAAAAACTGATGCGGACCATCTTCGCTGATGGATTGATGAATTTCGGCTACACGGTGGAGAGCTACGACAATCCGACGGAAGCCCTGGAGCGCATCAACAGCCTGGAGTTGACCCGGGTGTCTCCGGTGCTCATCCTTGACCTGGTTATGCCGGGGATCAAGTCAACCGTTGAGATTTACGGCGGTCTCGAGCTCCTCAGCGAAATCAATCAGAACTTACCCCAAATACCGGTCATCATCATTACCTCCATCAATGATACGGAAATCCGGCTCAAATCGCTCTTTATGGGCGCCAGCTATTTTCTCAATAAACCGGACAAATCCCATCTCAGCAGCAACCTGTTGAGAACGGGTTTGGATCAGTTCGTGGAGGAACTGTCGCTCTGCGTCGAGAACCTGTTTCGCAACAAGCGCATCCACAACGAAAAAGAACAGCTTGCGTTCATTCGGGAACAGCTCATCAGCGAGCTTCTTGACGCAAAGCTGGAGCTGGGAAGCGCCGAGCGGGAAATCGAACGGGACATCTTCGATTTGACTTATCTGAAAAAGACATCGAAGGAGCTGCTCAGAAAACAGAGCTTCGCCTTTATTTCGGACACTATCTTTAATTTCCTGAAAATCGATCACGATCGCGGATTCATCGCCGTACTGAAGAAGGCGGATATGAGCTATTATAAAGGATTCTCCAAGAAGGGCGGCGACAATATCGAAAAACTGAATCAGACCTCCTCGGCATTTTCAATGGGTGTGTTGGAGTTGGATTCGTTTGAAGAGGTGGTCACCAAGAGGACATTCTATTCCGGCAAGATGAGCGACTCGGATTCTGAAAAGCTGCACAAGCACATCGGGGGCTACCTGCCGGCAAACTGCCTGATTATCCCCTTTGTGGTGTACGATAAAACCGTGGCGATACTCTATTGCGATGACGAGTCCGGCACTGTCGCCGACAAAAACCTGGACCAGCTCCAGATCCTCGCAAACGCCGCCTCCCTGGCAATGCAGATTACCATTCTTAACGAGAAGATCGCCCGAAAAAGCTGA
- a CDS encoding response regulator: MAKFVRVICPSCSKDIYMDPSEVPESGKSVICSSCGTTFKVKLGKRDKQPNENRGLPSSTKPRVVVIEDSKFARTQISEALNGEGIAVVEAETAEDGLRLVQELHPLVVIVDIFLGIGNPQGLDIIRTIKKGVAEGSSEDIKVVMYTVMSEEKVPLAVRKMTDSFVHKGPTALFHLREEVIRLLKR, encoded by the coding sequence ATGGCGAAATTTGTAAGGGTTATTTGCCCGAGCTGCAGTAAAGATATTTACATGGACCCGTCAGAGGTTCCGGAGTCGGGGAAAAGTGTCATCTGTTCCTCGTGCGGCACCACCTTCAAGGTAAAACTTGGGAAAAGGGATAAACAGCCGAATGAAAATAGGGGGCTCCCGTCCTCGACGAAGCCCCGTGTTGTTGTCATTGAAGATTCCAAATTCGCCAGGACGCAAATTAGTGAGGCCCTCAATGGGGAGGGTATCGCTGTTGTGGAAGCGGAAACGGCCGAAGACGGACTGAGGCTGGTACAGGAGCTCCACCCGCTGGTGGTTATTGTGGATATTTTCTTGGGCATCGGCAATCCCCAGGGGCTTGATATTATCAGGACCATCAAGAAAGGCGTGGCGGAAGGCTCATCCGAGGATATTAAGGTGGTCATGTACACGGTGATGTCCGAGGAAAAAGTTCCGCTGGCCGTTCGAAAAATGACCGACTCCTTCGTTCACAAGGGGCCCACCGCTCTGTTTCATTTGCGGGAGGAGGTTATACGGCTTCTCAAGAGGTAG
- a CDS encoding 4-vinyl reductase, whose product MTFRDSVTEIFGEKESEQILYRFGQAPGRNEARAFHERFGLVDPMERLAAGPIYFAYSGWAFVDILPFSAPRSDEDYILTYHHPGSFEAEVFMSDNITSSHPVCFINAGYSSGWCAESFNIPLDAREVSCAAAGDKHCTFIMTHSSKMLERQ is encoded by the coding sequence ATGACCTTTCGAGATTCCGTGACCGAGATATTCGGCGAGAAGGAATCCGAGCAAATTCTGTACAGGTTCGGCCAGGCCCCGGGGAGAAACGAAGCCAGGGCGTTTCACGAGAGGTTCGGTCTTGTGGATCCAATGGAACGACTGGCGGCGGGGCCCATCTATTTCGCGTACAGCGGCTGGGCTTTCGTGGATATTCTTCCCTTTAGCGCTCCTCGTTCGGACGAAGATTATATCCTGACCTATCATCACCCCGGCTCCTTTGAGGCCGAGGTTTTTATGTCCGATAACATTACATCGTCCCACCCGGTCTGTTTTATTAACGCCGGGTATTCTTCCGGCTGGTGCGCGGAAAGCTTCAATATCCCCCTTGACGCCCGGGAGGTGTCCTGCGCCGCGGCGGGAGATAAGCACTGCACCTTCATCATGACCCATTCATCAAAAATGTTGGAACGTCAGTAG